In Takifugu flavidus isolate HTHZ2018 chromosome 5, ASM371156v2, whole genome shotgun sequence, the following proteins share a genomic window:
- the hic2 gene encoding hypermethylated in cancer 2 protein isoform X2: MELPNHAKQLLLQLNQQRAKGFLCDVIIVVENALFRAHKNILAASSIYFKSLVLHDNLINLDTEMVNPSIFRQVLDFIYTGKLLSSSDQSSEQNFSALLTAASYLQLHDLAALCRKKLKRNGGKPLPDADQPQPDEGLRDKLSDDEMFVGSSGRNGGNGSSNGNLSSGGSAGEPDLGLDLSKKSPPSAGAATDALSPHSNSQESPQSASVSTTNSASLDDSANLQGVDTCGSENTELNSSKASEEAQNHDGPPPQKKSRQGARKNEWPKREVSGLKSEDHDRPLVNGVIVGPKDGRSSGVKGGSSGNLASDQCKDEEEGENGQEHTDESGQSDGESAGGGGGGGNGNGGGRGGGHGANYVYRQEGFEPAFGDNLYVCIPCGKGFPSSEQLNAHVETHTEDELYIKEEGGTFVKEEDEEEAEDLSAPMGPSNFASETRPFKCTVCSKSYKDPATLRQHEKSHWLTRPFPCNICGKMFTQRGTMTRHMRSHLGLKPFACEECGMRFTRQYRLTEHMRVHSGEKPYECQLCGGKFTQQRNLISHLRMHTSPS, translated from the exons ATGGAACTGCCAAATCATGCCAAACAACTGCTGCTGCAACTCAATCAGCAGAGAGCCAAGGGCTTCCTGTGTGACGTTATTATCGTGGTGGAGAATGCTCTCTTCCGCGCCCACAAGAACATCCTGGCGGCAAGCAGCATCTACTTTAAATCGCTGGTCCTTCACGACAACCTCATTAACCTTGACACGGAGATGGTCAACCCCTCCATATTCAGACAAGTCCTGGACTTCATCTACACTGGGaagctcctgtcctcctcagacCAGAGCAGCGAACAGAATTTTAGTGCCCTCTTAACCGCAGCCAGCTACCTCCAGCTTCATGACCTTGCTGCACTTTGCAGGAAAAAGCTCAAGCGCAATGGTGGGAAACCTCTGCCAG ATGCTGACCAACCACAGCCAGATGAAGGCCTTCGGGACAAGCTCTCAGATGATGAGATGTTTGTTGGCAGCTCTGGGAGAAATGGGGGGAATGGAAGCAGTAACGGTAACCTCAGCAGTGGGGGAAGTGCTGGCGAGCCAGACCTTGGTCTTGACCTGTCCAAGAAGAGCCCCCCATCAGCGGGCGCAGCCACTGATGCCCTTAGCCCCCATAGTAACTCCCAGGAATCCCCACAATCTGCCTCAGTATCCACAACCAACAGTGCCTCACTGGATGACTCTGCAAACCTACAAGGTGTCGACACTTGTGGCTCAGAGAACACAGAATTGAACTCCTCTAAGGCCTCAGAGGAAGCTCAAAACCACGATGGCCCTCCACCCCAGAAAAAATCCCGACAGGGAGCTCGTAAGAACGAATGGCCGAAGAGAGAGGTGTCTGGGTTAAAGTCTGAAGATCACGACAGGCCCCTGGTTAACGGAGTGATCGTGGGCCCCAAAGATGGCCGCTCCTCCGGGGTAAAAGGGGGAAGCAGCGGCAACTTGGCCTCCGATCAATgtaaagatgaagaggaaggagagaacgGACAGGAGCACACTGATGAGAGCGGGCAAAGTGATGGAGAGAgtgcaggtggtggtggtggtggtggtaatggcaatggaggaggaagaggagggggacatGGCGCCAACTATGTGTACCGCCAGGAGGGTTTTGAACCAGCATTCGGAGACAACCTCTACGTGTGCATCCCATGTGGTAAAGGTTTCCCCAGTTCCGAGCAGCTCAACGCTCACGTTGAGACTCACACCGAGGACGAGCTGTACATCAAAGAAGAGGGGGGGACTTTTGtgaaggaagaggatgaggaggaggccgAGGACCTGTCCGCCCCGATGGGTCCCTCCAACTTTGCTTCTGAAACGCGTCCGTTCAAGTGCACCGTCTGCAGTAAGAGCTACAAGGATCCAGCGACGCTGAGACAGCACGAGAAGAGCCACTGGCTGACCAGGCCGTTCCCCTGCAACATCTGCGGCAAAATGTTCACCCAGAGGGGAACCATGACGCGTCACATGCGCAGCCATCTCGGCCTTAAGCCATTCGCGTGTGAAGAGTGCGGCATGCGCTTCACCCGCCAGTACCGTCTGACAGAGCACATGCGCGTCCACTCGGGGGAGAAGCCCTACGAATGCCAGCTTTGCGGAGGCAAGTTTACCCAGCAGCGCAACCTCATCAGTCACCTGAGAATGCACACCTCACCCTCTTAG
- the hic2 gene encoding hypermethylated in cancer 2 protein isoform X1, whose translation MELPNHAKQLLLQLNQQRAKGFLCDVIIVVENALFRAHKNILAASSIYFKSLVLHDNLINLDTEMVNPSIFRQVLDFIYTGKLLSSSDQSSEQNFSALLTAASYLQLHDLAALCRKKLKRNGGKPLPGKPSTPGPLSRLRLTNQRLSSSTPSGPNNHYPPTPSDADQPQPDEGLRDKLSDDEMFVGSSGRNGGNGSSNGNLSSGGSAGEPDLGLDLSKKSPPSAGAATDALSPHSNSQESPQSASVSTTNSASLDDSANLQGVDTCGSENTELNSSKASEEAQNHDGPPPQKKSRQGARKNEWPKREVSGLKSEDHDRPLVNGVIVGPKDGRSSGVKGGSSGNLASDQCKDEEEGENGQEHTDESGQSDGESAGGGGGGGNGNGGGRGGGHGANYVYRQEGFEPAFGDNLYVCIPCGKGFPSSEQLNAHVETHTEDELYIKEEGGTFVKEEDEEEAEDLSAPMGPSNFASETRPFKCTVCSKSYKDPATLRQHEKSHWLTRPFPCNICGKMFTQRGTMTRHMRSHLGLKPFACEECGMRFTRQYRLTEHMRVHSGEKPYECQLCGGKFTQQRNLISHLRMHTSPS comes from the coding sequence ATGGAACTGCCAAATCATGCCAAACAACTGCTGCTGCAACTCAATCAGCAGAGAGCCAAGGGCTTCCTGTGTGACGTTATTATCGTGGTGGAGAATGCTCTCTTCCGCGCCCACAAGAACATCCTGGCGGCAAGCAGCATCTACTTTAAATCGCTGGTCCTTCACGACAACCTCATTAACCTTGACACGGAGATGGTCAACCCCTCCATATTCAGACAAGTCCTGGACTTCATCTACACTGGGaagctcctgtcctcctcagacCAGAGCAGCGAACAGAATTTTAGTGCCCTCTTAACCGCAGCCAGCTACCTCCAGCTTCATGACCTTGCTGCACTTTGCAGGAAAAAGCTCAAGCGCAATGGTGGGAAACCTCTGCCAGGTAAACCCTCCACCCCGGGTCCCCTCAGTCGCTTACGCCTCACTAACCAGCGCCTTTCCTCCTCTACCCCTTCTGGACCTAACAACCACTATCCTCCTACTCCTTCAGATGCTGACCAACCACAGCCAGATGAAGGCCTTCGGGACAAGCTCTCAGATGATGAGATGTTTGTTGGCAGCTCTGGGAGAAATGGGGGGAATGGAAGCAGTAACGGTAACCTCAGCAGTGGGGGAAGTGCTGGCGAGCCAGACCTTGGTCTTGACCTGTCCAAGAAGAGCCCCCCATCAGCGGGCGCAGCCACTGATGCCCTTAGCCCCCATAGTAACTCCCAGGAATCCCCACAATCTGCCTCAGTATCCACAACCAACAGTGCCTCACTGGATGACTCTGCAAACCTACAAGGTGTCGACACTTGTGGCTCAGAGAACACAGAATTGAACTCCTCTAAGGCCTCAGAGGAAGCTCAAAACCACGATGGCCCTCCACCCCAGAAAAAATCCCGACAGGGAGCTCGTAAGAACGAATGGCCGAAGAGAGAGGTGTCTGGGTTAAAGTCTGAAGATCACGACAGGCCCCTGGTTAACGGAGTGATCGTGGGCCCCAAAGATGGCCGCTCCTCCGGGGTAAAAGGGGGAAGCAGCGGCAACTTGGCCTCCGATCAATgtaaagatgaagaggaaggagagaacgGACAGGAGCACACTGATGAGAGCGGGCAAAGTGATGGAGAGAgtgcaggtggtggtggtggtggtggtaatggcaatggaggaggaagaggagggggacatGGCGCCAACTATGTGTACCGCCAGGAGGGTTTTGAACCAGCATTCGGAGACAACCTCTACGTGTGCATCCCATGTGGTAAAGGTTTCCCCAGTTCCGAGCAGCTCAACGCTCACGTTGAGACTCACACCGAGGACGAGCTGTACATCAAAGAAGAGGGGGGGACTTTTGtgaaggaagaggatgaggaggaggccgAGGACCTGTCCGCCCCGATGGGTCCCTCCAACTTTGCTTCTGAAACGCGTCCGTTCAAGTGCACCGTCTGCAGTAAGAGCTACAAGGATCCAGCGACGCTGAGACAGCACGAGAAGAGCCACTGGCTGACCAGGCCGTTCCCCTGCAACATCTGCGGCAAAATGTTCACCCAGAGGGGAACCATGACGCGTCACATGCGCAGCCATCTCGGCCTTAAGCCATTCGCGTGTGAAGAGTGCGGCATGCGCTTCACCCGCCAGTACCGTCTGACAGAGCACATGCGCGTCCACTCGGGGGAGAAGCCCTACGAATGCCAGCTTTGCGGAGGCAAGTTTACCCAGCAGCGCAACCTCATCAGTCACCTGAGAATGCACACCTCACCCTCTTAG